From a single Tursiops truncatus isolate mTurTru1 chromosome 20, mTurTru1.mat.Y, whole genome shotgun sequence genomic region:
- the GHDC gene encoding GH3 domain-containing protein isoform X1, whose protein sequence is MFSPPHHLPDRFHLVFLCAGEWGGGNGFSPLPLVPVLGGLPPARSCLEMLLPLLPCLVLCLLLLPLAVLWRRRPSQDARLSWLVHLQHRVAWGALCWAAAWQRKSLVRSTLHAGQSQQRALRRCLQGAQSPRCPLRGSTDIGVFRNHLPLTKASQLQEEESGVQLLPPTSNQYRGEVSLQATLLGLAALKKTCPEVLAPEGTARVTPSSPWPYPLPWPWHALGQLGPAGAKDPRALLLEALRSPGLRVLEAGTAVELLDVFLGLEADGEELAEALAAGNPGASLPRRAAELREALEQGPRGLALRLWPKLQVVVTLDAGGQAEAVAALGALWCQGLAFFSPAYAASGGAVGLSLWPEQPHGLYLLPPGGPFIELLPLKEGTREEAAPTILLAEAQKGKEYELVLTDHTSLTRCRLGDVVQVVGAYNQCPVVRFICRLGQTLSVRGEDTGEDVFSEALGRAVGQWPGARLLDHGCVESSILDSSEGSAPHYEVFVALKGLRNLSEENRDKLDHCLQEASARYKSLRFRGSVGPARVHLVGWGAFRELRAALAACPSAPFPPEMPRVLKHRYLAQYLQRRVLS, encoded by the exons ATGTTCTCTCCCCCGCATCACCTGCCTGACAGGTTTCACTTGGTGTTCCTGTGCGCGGGAGAGTGGGGGGGAGGAAATGggttttcccccctccccctagtGCCAGTACTTGGGGGCCTTCCTCCTGCCAGGAGCTGCTTGGAgatgctgctgccgctgctgccgtGCCTCGTGCTGTGCCTCCTGCTGCTGCCGCTGGCCGTGCTCTGGCGGCGGCGGCCGTCCCAGGATGCCAGGCTGTCCTGGCTGGTCCATCTCCAGCACCGTGTGGCATGgggggccctgtgctgggcagccGCCTGGCAGCGGAAGAGCCTAGTGCGGAGCACGCTGCACGCGGGCCAGAGCCAGCAGCGGGCCCTGAGGCGGTGTCTGCAGGGAGCCCAGAGTCCCCGCTGTCCCCTCAGGGGGAGCACAG ATATAGGCGTCTTCCGGAATCATCTCCCTCTGACCAAGGCCAGCCAGCTCCAGGAGGAAGAAAGTGGAGTGCAGCTCTTGCCTCCTACCTCAAACCAGTACCGTGGGGAGGTCTCTCTGCAG GCCACCTTGCTGGGTCTGGCAGCCCTAAAGAAGACCTGCCCGGAAGTGCTGGCCCCAGAAGGCACGGCCCGTGTGACCCCTTCCTCCCCTTGGCCCTACCCGCTCCCTTGGCCTTGGCATGCCCTGGGCCAGTTGGGCCCTGCTGGAGCCAAGGACCCTAGGGCCCTGCTGCTGGAGGCACTGAGGTCCCCGGGCCTGCGGGTTCTGGAAGCTGGGACGGCGGTCGAGCTCCTAGACGTCTTCTTGGGCCTGGAGGCCGATGGCGAAGAGCTGGCTGAGGCATTAGCTGCTGGGAACCCAGGAGCATCTCTCCCCAGACGGGCAGCTGAGCTGCGGGAGGCCCTGGAGCAGGGACCCCGAGGACTGGCCCTTCGGCTCTGGCCAAAGCTTCAGGTGGTGGTGACTCTGGATGCAGGAGGCCAGGCGGAGGCTGTGGCTGCCCTGGGGGCCTTGTGGTGCCAAGGGCTAGCCTTCTTCTCACCTGCTTATGCTGCCTCTGGAG GGGCGGTGGGCCTGAGTCTGTGGCCAGAGCAGCCCCATGGCCTGTACCTTCTGCCCCCTGGAGGCCCCTTTATTGAGCTGCTCCCACTCAAGGAAGGAACCCGGGAAGAGGCTGCCCCCACCATCCTACTGGCCGAAGCCCAGAAGGGCAAGGAGTACGAACTGGTGCTGACTGACCACACCAGCCTCACCAG GTGCCGCCTGGGTGACGTGGTCCAGGTGGTTGGTGCCTACAATCAGTGTCCAGTCGTCAGGTTCATCTGCAG gctgggcCAGACCCTGAGTGTTCGAGGCGAAGACACTGGTGAGGACGTGTTCTCTGAGGCCTTGGGCCGGGCGGTGGGGCAGTGGCCAGGGGCCAGGCTGTTGGACCATGGCTGTGTGGAGAGCAGCATTCTGG ATTCCTCTGAGGGTTCTGCTCCCCACTATGAGGTGTTTGTGGCACTGAAGGGGCTAAGGAACTTGTCGGAGGAAAATCGAGACAAG CTTGACCACTGCCTTCAGGAAGCCTCAGCTCGCTACAAGTCCCTGCGGTTCCGGGGCAGCGTGGGCCCTGCCCGAGTCcacctggtggggtggggggccttCAGAGAACTGCGGGCAGCCCTCGCTGCCTGCCCCtcagcccccttccctcctgagaTGCCCCGGGTCCTCAAGCACAGGTACCTGGCCCAGTACCTGCAGAGGAGGGTGCTATCCTGA
- the GHDC gene encoding GH3 domain-containing protein isoform X2, with protein MFSPPHHLPDRFHLVFLCAGEWGGGNGFSPLPLVPVLGGLPPARSCLEMLLPLLPCLVLCLLLLPLAVLWRRRPSQDARLSWLVHLQHRVAWGALCWAAAWQRKSLVRSTLHAGQSQQRALRRCLQGAQSPRCPLRGSTDIGVFRNHLPLTKASQLQEEESGVQLLPPTSNQYRGEVSLQATLLGLAALKKTCPEVLAPEGTARVTPSSPWPYPLPWPWHALGQLGPAGAKDPRALLLEALRSPGLRVLEAGTAVELLDVFLGLEADGEELAEALAAGNPGASLPRRAAELREALEQGPRGLALRLWPKLQVVVTLDAGGQAEAVAALGALWCQGLAFFSPAYAASGGAVGLSLWPEQPHGLYLLPPGGPFIELLPLKEGTREEAAPTILLAEAQKGKEYELVLTDHTSLTRCRLGDVVQVVGAYNQCPVVRFICRLGQTLSVRGEDTGEDVFSEALGRAVGQWPGARLLDHGCVESSILDSSEGSAPHYEVFVALKGLRNLSEENRDKPMHQAGWKCWELMLSGVTLSQQRNRSW; from the exons ATGTTCTCTCCCCCGCATCACCTGCCTGACAGGTTTCACTTGGTGTTCCTGTGCGCGGGAGAGTGGGGGGGAGGAAATGggttttcccccctccccctagtGCCAGTACTTGGGGGCCTTCCTCCTGCCAGGAGCTGCTTGGAgatgctgctgccgctgctgccgtGCCTCGTGCTGTGCCTCCTGCTGCTGCCGCTGGCCGTGCTCTGGCGGCGGCGGCCGTCCCAGGATGCCAGGCTGTCCTGGCTGGTCCATCTCCAGCACCGTGTGGCATGgggggccctgtgctgggcagccGCCTGGCAGCGGAAGAGCCTAGTGCGGAGCACGCTGCACGCGGGCCAGAGCCAGCAGCGGGCCCTGAGGCGGTGTCTGCAGGGAGCCCAGAGTCCCCGCTGTCCCCTCAGGGGGAGCACAG ATATAGGCGTCTTCCGGAATCATCTCCCTCTGACCAAGGCCAGCCAGCTCCAGGAGGAAGAAAGTGGAGTGCAGCTCTTGCCTCCTACCTCAAACCAGTACCGTGGGGAGGTCTCTCTGCAG GCCACCTTGCTGGGTCTGGCAGCCCTAAAGAAGACCTGCCCGGAAGTGCTGGCCCCAGAAGGCACGGCCCGTGTGACCCCTTCCTCCCCTTGGCCCTACCCGCTCCCTTGGCCTTGGCATGCCCTGGGCCAGTTGGGCCCTGCTGGAGCCAAGGACCCTAGGGCCCTGCTGCTGGAGGCACTGAGGTCCCCGGGCCTGCGGGTTCTGGAAGCTGGGACGGCGGTCGAGCTCCTAGACGTCTTCTTGGGCCTGGAGGCCGATGGCGAAGAGCTGGCTGAGGCATTAGCTGCTGGGAACCCAGGAGCATCTCTCCCCAGACGGGCAGCTGAGCTGCGGGAGGCCCTGGAGCAGGGACCCCGAGGACTGGCCCTTCGGCTCTGGCCAAAGCTTCAGGTGGTGGTGACTCTGGATGCAGGAGGCCAGGCGGAGGCTGTGGCTGCCCTGGGGGCCTTGTGGTGCCAAGGGCTAGCCTTCTTCTCACCTGCTTATGCTGCCTCTGGAG GGGCGGTGGGCCTGAGTCTGTGGCCAGAGCAGCCCCATGGCCTGTACCTTCTGCCCCCTGGAGGCCCCTTTATTGAGCTGCTCCCACTCAAGGAAGGAACCCGGGAAGAGGCTGCCCCCACCATCCTACTGGCCGAAGCCCAGAAGGGCAAGGAGTACGAACTGGTGCTGACTGACCACACCAGCCTCACCAG GTGCCGCCTGGGTGACGTGGTCCAGGTGGTTGGTGCCTACAATCAGTGTCCAGTCGTCAGGTTCATCTGCAG gctgggcCAGACCCTGAGTGTTCGAGGCGAAGACACTGGTGAGGACGTGTTCTCTGAGGCCTTGGGCCGGGCGGTGGGGCAGTGGCCAGGGGCCAGGCTGTTGGACCATGGCTGTGTGGAGAGCAGCATTCTGG ATTCCTCTGAGGGTTCTGCTCCCCACTATGAGGTGTTTGTGGCACTGAAGGGGCTAAGGAACTTGTCGGAGGAAAATCGAGACAAG
- the GHDC gene encoding GH3 domain-containing protein isoform X3 — protein MFSPPHHLPDRFHLVFLCAGEWGGGNGFSPLPLVPVLGGLPPARSCLEMLLPLLPCLVLCLLLLPLAVLWRRRPSQDARLSWLVHLQHRVAWGALCWAAAWQRKSLVRSTLHAGQSQQRALRRCLQGAQSPRCPLRGSTDIGVFRNHLPLTKASQLQEEESGVQLLPPTSNQYRGEVSLQATLLGLAALKKTCPEVLAPEGTARVTPSSPWPYPLPWPWHALGQLGPAGAKDPRALLLEALRSPGLRVLEAGTAVELLDVFLGLEADGEELAEALAAGNPGASLPRRAAELREALEQGPRGLALRLWPKLQVVVTLDAGGQAEAVAALGALWCQGLAFFSPAYAASGGAVGLSLWPEQPHGLYLLPPGGPFIELLPLKEGTREEAAPTILLAEAQKGKEYELVLTDHTSLTRCRLGDVVQVVGAYNQCPVVRFICRLGQTLSVRGEDTGEDVFSEALGRAVGQWPGARLLDHGCVESSILDSSEGSAPHYEVFVALKGLRNLSEENRDKSTINPRTLVAGCS, from the exons ATGTTCTCTCCCCCGCATCACCTGCCTGACAGGTTTCACTTGGTGTTCCTGTGCGCGGGAGAGTGGGGGGGAGGAAATGggttttcccccctccccctagtGCCAGTACTTGGGGGCCTTCCTCCTGCCAGGAGCTGCTTGGAgatgctgctgccgctgctgccgtGCCTCGTGCTGTGCCTCCTGCTGCTGCCGCTGGCCGTGCTCTGGCGGCGGCGGCCGTCCCAGGATGCCAGGCTGTCCTGGCTGGTCCATCTCCAGCACCGTGTGGCATGgggggccctgtgctgggcagccGCCTGGCAGCGGAAGAGCCTAGTGCGGAGCACGCTGCACGCGGGCCAGAGCCAGCAGCGGGCCCTGAGGCGGTGTCTGCAGGGAGCCCAGAGTCCCCGCTGTCCCCTCAGGGGGAGCACAG ATATAGGCGTCTTCCGGAATCATCTCCCTCTGACCAAGGCCAGCCAGCTCCAGGAGGAAGAAAGTGGAGTGCAGCTCTTGCCTCCTACCTCAAACCAGTACCGTGGGGAGGTCTCTCTGCAG GCCACCTTGCTGGGTCTGGCAGCCCTAAAGAAGACCTGCCCGGAAGTGCTGGCCCCAGAAGGCACGGCCCGTGTGACCCCTTCCTCCCCTTGGCCCTACCCGCTCCCTTGGCCTTGGCATGCCCTGGGCCAGTTGGGCCCTGCTGGAGCCAAGGACCCTAGGGCCCTGCTGCTGGAGGCACTGAGGTCCCCGGGCCTGCGGGTTCTGGAAGCTGGGACGGCGGTCGAGCTCCTAGACGTCTTCTTGGGCCTGGAGGCCGATGGCGAAGAGCTGGCTGAGGCATTAGCTGCTGGGAACCCAGGAGCATCTCTCCCCAGACGGGCAGCTGAGCTGCGGGAGGCCCTGGAGCAGGGACCCCGAGGACTGGCCCTTCGGCTCTGGCCAAAGCTTCAGGTGGTGGTGACTCTGGATGCAGGAGGCCAGGCGGAGGCTGTGGCTGCCCTGGGGGCCTTGTGGTGCCAAGGGCTAGCCTTCTTCTCACCTGCTTATGCTGCCTCTGGAG GGGCGGTGGGCCTGAGTCTGTGGCCAGAGCAGCCCCATGGCCTGTACCTTCTGCCCCCTGGAGGCCCCTTTATTGAGCTGCTCCCACTCAAGGAAGGAACCCGGGAAGAGGCTGCCCCCACCATCCTACTGGCCGAAGCCCAGAAGGGCAAGGAGTACGAACTGGTGCTGACTGACCACACCAGCCTCACCAG GTGCCGCCTGGGTGACGTGGTCCAGGTGGTTGGTGCCTACAATCAGTGTCCAGTCGTCAGGTTCATCTGCAG gctgggcCAGACCCTGAGTGTTCGAGGCGAAGACACTGGTGAGGACGTGTTCTCTGAGGCCTTGGGCCGGGCGGTGGGGCAGTGGCCAGGGGCCAGGCTGTTGGACCATGGCTGTGTGGAGAGCAGCATTCTGG ATTCCTCTGAGGGTTCTGCTCCCCACTATGAGGTGTTTGTGGCACTGAAGGGGCTAAGGAACTTGTCGGAGGAAAATCGAGACAAG